From the Streptomyces syringium genome, one window contains:
- a CDS encoding DUF3427 domain-containing protein: MSTPFEHGVTPPPGLYESLITSRLEQHLQDLHASGWRTAEQKVGDQSSPHVLARHIADIVRQVLVSLPPDERVKEANRILETLNTRDGAQELVEYIAAGPRQLLSIAEQEAPGVYTLRPATPLSETALITNSPEDPNLGFELRAELATADRVDLLCAFVKWHGLRVLEGPLKAAAARGVPIRVITTTYIGATERAALDRLVKDFGAEVKVNYELRSTRLHAKAWLFRRNSGYDTAYVGSSNLSRAALLDGLEWNVRLSSVATPAVLRKFEATFDSYWSEPAFEPYDPDKDAERLMAALAQASGRQRGDTTSISLSGLEVRPYPHQKDMLERLQIERDLHGRHRNLLVAATGTGKTVMAALDYKALKRKHQGRDLKLLFVAHRQEILKQSLRTYQDVLIDPNFGELSVGGEVPDNWTHVFASVQSLNARSLERFAPDHFDVIVIDEFHHGVSPTYRRIIDHFQPIELLGLTATPERMDGLNVQDEFFDGHIAAEMRLWEALENDLLSPFHYFGIADNVDLEGLTWKRGAYDTGELDKLFTGNHARARLVVKAVQDKVTDPGTMRALGFCVSVAHARFMAVFFRQAGLSAKALDGTTPAAERAQALTELRDGKIQVLFSVDLFNEGLDIPDVDTLLLLRPTSSATVFLQQLGRGLRRTPDKAVLTVLDFIGQHRKEFRFEEQFRALTNLTRKRLADNVEQDFPLLPSGCQIVLDRKSKERILDNIKSQINVNVTQLTREVASYAQPRLADYLRESQRELKELYRSNNSWTRLLRRANLLSGPAPEGEDALLKRVSAFLHVDDPARVAAYSRILVDEPPTYESLDSQGQAYARMLFFSLWPLGGGFTSYAEGFKALGEQSAFRSELQQVLSYNLEHTEHLPVALDGDHAGIPLTIHAAYSREEILPALEQASVDGFLPGHFREGVKWCESVKVDALLITLEKDAKDFSPETRYKDYAMSPEIFHWESQNQTSSTSPTGLRYQTHRQKGTSVLLFVRRYKKTDIGGPQPWMLLGPADYIKHKGSNPMGIEWKLKHEMPADVWTYSAIAAG, encoded by the coding sequence GTGAGCACGCCCTTCGAGCACGGTGTTACCCCTCCGCCCGGCCTCTACGAGAGCCTGATCACCTCGCGTCTTGAACAGCACCTTCAAGATCTCCATGCGAGCGGCTGGCGTACTGCCGAGCAGAAGGTGGGTGATCAATCCTCGCCCCATGTCCTTGCTCGACACATCGCTGACATCGTCCGGCAGGTCCTCGTCTCCCTGCCTCCCGACGAGCGAGTCAAGGAAGCCAACCGCATCTTGGAGACCCTGAACACTCGCGATGGTGCACAGGAACTGGTCGAGTACATCGCGGCTGGGCCAAGGCAGTTGCTCTCCATCGCGGAGCAGGAGGCACCGGGTGTCTACACCCTGCGACCCGCCACGCCACTGTCCGAGACAGCGCTGATTACGAACTCCCCCGAAGATCCCAATCTCGGGTTTGAGCTCCGCGCCGAGTTGGCCACCGCCGACCGCGTGGATCTCTTGTGCGCTTTCGTGAAGTGGCACGGCCTGCGCGTGCTCGAGGGACCGCTCAAGGCTGCCGCAGCGCGAGGCGTGCCCATCAGGGTCATCACCACTACGTACATCGGCGCTACTGAGCGCGCTGCTCTAGATCGGCTGGTCAAGGACTTCGGCGCGGAGGTCAAGGTCAACTACGAGCTGCGATCGACCCGGCTTCACGCGAAGGCCTGGCTCTTCCGCAGGAACAGTGGCTACGACACCGCATACGTCGGCAGCTCCAATCTCTCTCGGGCTGCGCTTCTCGACGGTCTGGAGTGGAACGTCCGGCTGTCCTCTGTAGCGACTCCTGCGGTGCTCAGGAAATTTGAGGCCACCTTCGACTCCTACTGGAGCGAGCCAGCCTTTGAGCCTTACGACCCTGACAAGGACGCCGAGCGGTTGATGGCTGCCCTCGCCCAGGCCAGCGGTAGGCAGCGGGGCGACACCACGTCCATCAGTCTCTCTGGGCTCGAGGTCAGGCCGTACCCACACCAGAAGGACATGCTGGAGCGGTTGCAGATCGAGCGCGATCTCCACGGCCGGCACCGAAACCTCCTCGTCGCCGCCACCGGCACGGGCAAGACCGTGATGGCCGCCCTCGATTACAAAGCGCTCAAGAGGAAGCACCAGGGACGTGACCTCAAGCTCCTCTTTGTCGCTCACCGCCAAGAAATCTTGAAGCAGTCCCTGCGCACCTACCAGGACGTGCTGATCGATCCGAACTTCGGCGAGCTTTCAGTCGGAGGGGAGGTCCCGGACAACTGGACGCACGTGTTCGCCAGTGTCCAGTCTCTGAACGCCCGGTCGCTCGAACGGTTCGCCCCGGATCACTTCGACGTCATCGTCATCGACGAGTTCCACCATGGCGTCTCTCCGACCTATCGGCGGATCATCGATCACTTCCAGCCGATCGAGCTCCTTGGCCTTACGGCCACCCCGGAGAGGATGGACGGGCTCAACGTCCAGGATGAGTTCTTCGACGGCCACATCGCCGCCGAGATGCGCCTCTGGGAAGCACTGGAGAACGACCTGCTCAGCCCGTTCCACTACTTCGGCATCGCCGACAACGTGGACTTGGAAGGCCTCACTTGGAAACGAGGTGCCTACGACACGGGCGAGCTCGACAAGCTCTTCACCGGAAATCACGCCCGGGCTCGTCTGGTCGTCAAAGCGGTGCAGGACAAGGTGACCGACCCAGGCACCATGCGGGCACTGGGGTTCTGTGTGTCCGTCGCCCACGCTCGGTTCATGGCAGTTTTCTTCCGTCAGGCTGGGCTCAGCGCCAAAGCACTCGACGGCACCACGCCCGCCGCCGAGCGGGCGCAGGCGCTGACCGAGCTCCGAGATGGCAAGATCCAGGTTCTCTTCTCCGTTGACCTGTTCAACGAGGGTCTGGACATCCCTGACGTGGATACGCTCCTCCTGCTCCGTCCCACGTCCAGCGCTACGGTCTTCCTCCAGCAGCTCGGCCGAGGCCTTCGCCGCACCCCCGATAAGGCCGTGCTCACCGTGCTCGACTTCATCGGACAGCACCGCAAAGAGTTCCGCTTCGAAGAGCAGTTCCGCGCCCTCACCAACCTCACCCGCAAGCGCCTGGCCGACAACGTCGAGCAGGACTTCCCGCTGCTGCCTTCCGGATGCCAGATCGTCCTCGATCGAAAGTCGAAGGAGCGCATCCTCGACAACATCAAGAGCCAGATCAACGTCAATGTGACCCAGTTGACCCGCGAGGTCGCCTCCTACGCCCAGCCCCGACTGGCCGACTACCTCCGGGAGAGCCAGCGCGAGCTCAAGGAGCTCTACCGCTCCAACAACTCCTGGACCAGATTGCTGCGTAGAGCCAATCTCCTGAGCGGACCCGCGCCCGAGGGTGAAGATGCACTACTGAAGCGCGTCTCTGCCTTCCTCCACGTCGATGACCCCGCGCGGGTAGCGGCCTACAGCCGCATTCTGGTGGACGAACCCCCGACCTACGAGTCTCTCGACAGCCAGGGCCAGGCCTACGCCCGCATGCTGTTCTTCTCCCTGTGGCCCCTCGGTGGAGGCTTCACCTCATATGCCGAAGGCTTCAAGGCGCTGGGGGAGCAGTCAGCGTTCCGCAGCGAGCTGCAGCAGGTGCTCAGCTACAACCTGGAGCACACAGAGCACCTGCCCGTCGCGCTCGACGGTGACCACGCGGGCATCCCGCTGACGATTCACGCCGCCTACAGCCGAGAAGAGATCCTTCCCGCGCTGGAGCAAGCAAGCGTCGACGGCTTCCTCCCTGGGCACTTCCGTGAAGGCGTGAAGTGGTGCGAAAGCGTAAAGGTCGACGCTCTCCTCATCACTCTCGAGAAGGACGCCAAGGACTTCTCCCCCGAGACGCGCTACAAGGACTACGCGATGAGCCCGGAGATCTTCCACTGGGAATCGCAGAACCAAACGTCCAGCACTTCCCCGACGGGCCTGCGGTACCAAACCCATCGGCAGAAGGGCACCAGCGTCCTTCTCTTCGTCCGCCGATACAAGAAGACGGACATAGGCGGCCCTCAGCCCTGGATGCTTCTTGGGCCTGCCGACTACATCAAGCACAAGGGCAGCAACCCCATGGGCATCGAGTGGAAGCTCAAGCACGAGATGCCTGCCGACGTCTGGACGTACTCCGCCATTGCCGCAGGCTGA
- a CDS encoding DUF397 domain-containing protein yields MATKCVEAAFRARHTAVRDSKDPTRATLAFPHRAWADFVGAIRMGRLG; encoded by the coding sequence ATTGCGACGAAGTGCGTCGAAGCCGCCTTCCGCGCGCGCCACACCGCCGTCCGCGACTCCAAAGACCCCACCCGCGCCACGCTCGCCTTCCCTCACCGCGCCTGGGCCGACTTCGTCGGAGCCATACGGATGGGGCGGCTCGGGTGA
- a CDS encoding acetyl-CoA sensor PanZ family protein — MADALVEAYAEVFTAPPWNEDEESVRHFRTRLTTDAQRLGFRAAVSQSSEGIEGFATGWLTQPPFPTARAYGKVTAQLGPERVTDLLMGALEVDELAVRRRSRANGLGRRLLTELTTDAPAARSWLLTARKATATMATYHRLGWHELRPLPGKENDIAVFLAPTHPGATAGGQRPHPSRPIRMAPTKSAQAR, encoded by the coding sequence TTGGCTGATGCGCTGGTCGAGGCGTACGCCGAGGTCTTCACGGCACCACCGTGGAACGAGGACGAGGAATCCGTTCGTCACTTCCGCACCCGCCTCACCACTGATGCCCAGCGACTCGGCTTCCGAGCGGCGGTCTCCCAGTCATCGGAAGGCATCGAGGGCTTCGCCACGGGCTGGCTCACGCAGCCGCCGTTCCCGACGGCGCGGGCGTACGGCAAGGTCACGGCTCAGCTGGGCCCGGAGCGCGTCACCGACCTCCTGATGGGCGCCCTGGAGGTCGACGAACTGGCCGTCCGCCGCCGCTCCCGGGCCAACGGCCTGGGCCGCCGCCTCCTCACCGAACTCACCACGGACGCCCCCGCCGCCCGCTCCTGGCTCCTCACCGCCCGCAAGGCCACGGCCACCATGGCGACCTACCACCGCCTGGGCTGGCACGAACTACGCCCACTGCCGGGCAAGGAGAACGACATAGCGGTCTTCCTGGCCCCCACCCACCCAGGCGCCACCGCCGGCGGCCAACGCCCTCACCCGAGCCGCCCCATCCGTATGGCTCCGACGAAGTCGGCCCAGGCGCGGTGA
- a CDS encoding aldo/keto reductase, with product MADIHKKIGNLSVHPLALGGNVFGWTADEAESFAVLDAYAAAGGNFIDTADIYSVWAPGNEGGESETVIGNWFASRGNRADIVLATKVGGGQPEKRGLSANAIKSGVEESLRRLRTDYIDLYYTHFDDPSVPVEEFITALDALVKEGKVREIAASNITADRLAEALAFSDASGLAKYAAIQPYYNLVSRDTYEGDLADVAARHGLAAVPYFALASGFLTGKYRPGRSVDSARAEGAGKHLESERGRRVLAALDEVATAHDAEVATVALAWLNAQPTVASPLASARTVEQLPALLAVADVTLTEAELKRLTEASA from the coding sequence ATGGCTGACATTCACAAGAAGATCGGCAACCTTTCTGTCCACCCGCTCGCCCTCGGCGGCAATGTCTTCGGGTGGACGGCCGACGAGGCGGAGTCCTTCGCCGTCCTCGACGCGTACGCGGCGGCGGGCGGCAATTTCATCGACACCGCGGACATCTACTCCGTGTGGGCACCGGGAAACGAGGGCGGCGAATCCGAGACCGTCATCGGCAATTGGTTCGCCTCCCGCGGCAACCGCGCCGACATCGTCCTTGCCACCAAGGTCGGCGGCGGCCAACCCGAGAAGCGCGGGCTGTCCGCGAACGCCATCAAGTCGGGCGTCGAGGAATCGCTGCGGCGGCTGCGCACCGACTACATCGACCTCTACTACACGCACTTCGACGACCCGTCGGTGCCGGTGGAGGAGTTCATCACGGCCCTCGACGCCCTGGTGAAGGAGGGCAAGGTCCGCGAGATCGCCGCCTCCAACATCACCGCGGACCGGCTGGCCGAGGCCCTCGCCTTCTCCGACGCGTCGGGCCTCGCCAAGTACGCCGCGATCCAGCCCTACTACAACCTGGTCTCGCGCGACACCTACGAGGGCGACCTGGCCGACGTCGCCGCCCGCCACGGCCTCGCGGCCGTCCCGTACTTCGCTTTGGCCTCGGGCTTCCTCACCGGCAAGTACCGTCCGGGCCGGTCCGTGGACAGCGCACGGGCGGAGGGCGCCGGCAAGCACCTGGAGTCCGAGCGCGGCCGCCGCGTCCTCGCGGCCCTGGACGAGGTGGCCACGGCCCACGACGCCGAGGTCGCCACGGTGGCCCTGGCGTGGCTGAACGCCCAGCCGACGGTGGCGTCCCCGCTGGCGAGCGCGCGCACGGTGGAGCAGCTGCCGGCGCTGCTGGCGGTGGCGGACGTGACGCTGACGGAGGCGGAGCTGAAGCGTCTGACGGAGGCGTCGGCGTAG
- a CDS encoding MFS transporter, giving the protein MTDATITTSVPARLDRLPWSRWHWTVVIGLGTVWILDGLEVTVVGNIAGRLSEKDSGLSITSGQVTGLAAALYVAGACVGALFFGRLTDLFGRKKLFMITLAVYLAATAMTAFSFSTWWFFLFRFLTGFGIGGEYAAINSAIDELIPATYRGRVDLIINGSFWLGAIGGSLLSILMLDTNIFPADLGWRITFGFGVVLGLAILLVRRHVPESPRWLFIHGRGEEAEVLVASIEQRIEMEKGEVLPPPTRQITIHQRKSIGFGTIARTVFSQYRRRAILGLALFIGQAFLYNAITFGFGAILTTFYDVSTSRTGYFFAVIAVGNFLGPLFLGRLFDTIGRRIMISSTYLLSGVLLFGTAALFDGGHLSANTLTACWAVVLFFASAGASSAYLTVSEVFPMETRAMAIAFFYALGTAAGGISGPLLFASLTASGVVGDTVLAFQIGAALMCLAGLVAAFLAVPAEGRSLEDIAEPLSTAKKPSTPGPPDPPTPEAGAVTAEA; this is encoded by the coding sequence GTGACGGATGCGACGATCACCACCTCAGTGCCTGCCCGCCTCGACCGGCTGCCCTGGTCCCGGTGGCACTGGACGGTGGTGATCGGCCTCGGCACCGTCTGGATCCTGGACGGGCTGGAGGTCACGGTCGTCGGCAATATCGCCGGGCGTCTGTCCGAGAAGGACAGCGGCCTGTCCATCACCTCGGGGCAGGTCACGGGCCTGGCGGCGGCGCTGTACGTCGCGGGCGCCTGCGTCGGGGCGCTCTTCTTCGGCCGGCTGACCGACCTCTTCGGCCGTAAAAAGCTTTTCATGATCACGCTCGCCGTCTATCTGGCGGCGACCGCGATGACCGCGTTCTCCTTCTCCACGTGGTGGTTCTTCCTCTTCCGCTTCCTGACGGGCTTCGGCATCGGCGGCGAGTACGCGGCCATCAACTCCGCCATCGACGAGCTGATCCCCGCCACCTACCGCGGCCGCGTGGACCTGATCATCAACGGCAGTTTCTGGCTCGGTGCGATCGGCGGATCGCTGCTGTCCATCCTGATGCTGGACACGAACATCTTCCCGGCCGACCTCGGCTGGCGGATCACCTTCGGCTTCGGCGTCGTCCTGGGGCTGGCCATCCTGCTCGTACGGCGCCATGTGCCGGAAAGCCCACGCTGGCTCTTCATCCATGGACGCGGCGAAGAGGCAGAAGTGCTGGTGGCCTCCATCGAGCAACGCATCGAGATGGAGAAAGGCGAGGTGCTGCCGCCACCCACGCGGCAGATCACGATCCACCAGCGCAAGAGCATCGGATTCGGCACCATCGCCCGCACGGTCTTCTCCCAGTACCGGCGCCGGGCGATTCTCGGCCTCGCGCTCTTCATCGGCCAGGCCTTTCTCTACAACGCGATCACCTTCGGCTTCGGGGCCATTCTCACCACCTTCTATGACGTGTCCACGTCCCGCACCGGCTACTTCTTCGCGGTGATAGCGGTCGGCAACTTCCTCGGCCCGCTGTTCCTCGGCAGGCTTTTCGACACCATCGGCCGCCGCATCATGATCTCGTCGACTTATTTGCTGTCCGGTGTGCTCCTCTTCGGCACGGCCGCGCTCTTCGACGGCGGGCATCTGAGCGCCAATACCCTCACCGCCTGCTGGGCCGTCGTCCTCTTCTTCGCCTCGGCGGGCGCGAGCAGCGCCTATCTCACGGTCTCGGAGGTCTTCCCGATGGAGACCCGGGCCATGGCGATCGCCTTCTTCTACGCCCTGGGCACGGCGGCGGGCGGCATCAGCGGCCCGCTGCTGTTCGCCTCACTGACCGCGAGCGGCGTCGTCGGCGACACGGTCCTGGCCTTCCAGATCGGCGCGGCGCTGATGTGCCTGGCCGGGCTGGTGGCAGCGTTCCTGGCCGTCCCGGCCGAGGGCCGCTCGCTGGAGGACATCGCGGAGCCGTTGTCGACGGCGAAGAAGCCGTCGACGCCGGGCCCGCCCGACCCGCCCACCCCGGAGGCGGGGGCGGTGACGGCCGAGGCTTGA